In Cicer arietinum cultivar CDC Frontier isolate Library 1 chromosome 7, Cicar.CDCFrontier_v2.0, whole genome shotgun sequence, a single window of DNA contains:
- the LOC140921119 gene encoding leucine-rich repeat receptor protein kinase HPCA1-like: MTQQLTDKSDVYSFGVVMLELITSKQPIEKGKYIVREVRTLSNNREEEYYSLNELIDPVVRNTANPIGFERFLELTMQCVEESAANRPTMSEVVKALETILHNDGMNTNSTSTSSSANDFGVSKGAAMRHPYIDATFTKNDNNAFDYSGGYTLATKVESK; the protein is encoded by the coding sequence ATGACTCAACAACTAACTGACAAAAGTGATGTATACAGTTTTGGTGTAGTTATGCTTGAATTGATAACATCCAAACAACCAATTGAAAAGGGTAAGTACATTGTTCGCGAGGTTCGAACTTTGTCGAACAACAGAGAAGAAGAGTATTATAGTTTGAACGAACTAATAGATCCAGTGGTGAGAAACACTGCAAATCCAATAGGATTCGAGAGATTCTTAGAGTTGACAATGCAATGCGTCGAGGAATCGGCCGCAAATCGTCCAACTATGAGTGAAGTTGTGAAAGCATTAGAAACCATATTGCATAATGATGGAATGAACACAAATTCTACTTCTACTTCCTCTTCTGCCAATGATTTTGGAGTTTCTAAGGGTGCTGCAATGAGACATCCTTATATTGATGCTACTTTTACTAAGAATGACAATAATGCCTTTGATTATAGTGGAGGGTACACACTTGCAACAAAAGTGGAATCTAAATAG
- the LOC140918697 gene encoding MLO-like protein 10, with product MVFLVITGWFEIDAYYVYCVIDSPVLRASFVLLILLNVNGWYTMFWASLIHVVIILAIGTKLQAILEKMAIEITRRHFIVQGGIPVAQDSDKYFCFGWPELLLPLIHFVLFHNSFQYSFGMNSLILFFKLSIILEILGVGVLCLCSYITLPLYALVTQLQHLDFVIISITVIAIM from the exons atggtGTTTTTGGTGATAACTGGTTGGTTTGAAATAGATGCTTATTATGTGTACTGTGTTATTGATAGTCCTGTTCTCCGGGCTTCATTTGTTCTTCTCATCCTCCTAAATGTTAATG GATGGTATACTATGTTTTGGGCATCTCTGATTCATGTTGTT ATAATTTTGGCTATTGGAACAAAACTTCAAGCCATTTTGGAAAAAATGGCTATAGAAATCACAAGGAGACATTTTATTGTTCAAGGAGGAATTCCTGTTGCCCAAGACTCAGACAAATATTTTTGCTTTGGTTGGCCTGAGTTACTTCTTCCTCTTATCCATTTTGTCTTGTTTCAT AATTCCTTTCAA TACTCTTTTGGGATGAAcagtttgattttgtttttcaaacttTCAATAATCTTAGAAATTTTAGG GGTTGGGGTGTTGTGCCTCTGCAGCTACATCACTCTTCCACTATATGCTCTTGTTACTCAG CTTCAACATCTGGACTTCGTTATCATCTCTATTACTGTTATTGCGATCATGTGA